In the genome of Streptomyces sp. NBC_00433, the window GTGGCGCTCACCGCCCTGACCCGCGTGGAGCCCCGGGTGGCCAACCCGCTGATCGACATGTCCGCGCTCCGGCGCCCGGCCATCGCGCTGACGAACGTCGCCGCGCTGTTCGTGGGCTTCGCGCTGTTCGCCAGCTTCGTGGGCACCACTTTGTATGTGCAGGCTCCGAAGGCCACCGGCTACGGCTTCGGCTCGTCGATCCTCACGGCCGGACTGTGCCTGCTGCCCAGCGGGGTCCTCATGCTGCTGCTGGCACCGCTGGCGGCGAAAGTCATCAGCCAGTGGGGGCCGGCCCGCGTGCTGGCCCTCGGCGCACTGGTGATCGCCGCCGGGCTGGTCTACCGCATCATCGCGGTCGACGCCCTGTGGCAGGTGGTCGTCGGCAGCTCGATCGTCGGAGCGGGCACCGGGGTCGGATACGCCGCCCTGCCCGCACTGATCAACGCCCACACCCCGACGGCGCAACTCGCCGCCGCCAACGGCATCAACGCCCTCGCCCGGAGCCTGGGCAGCTCCCTCGCCAGCGCGGTGGGCGGGGCCCTGCTGTCCGCCATCACCATGAACGTCGGCGGGCACGACCTACCCTCCCTCACCGGCTACCGCGTCCTGTTCGCCGTCTGCGCGGCAGCGGCGGCCGCCGCTGCGTTGATCGGGCTCGTGGTCTCGACCGGCTCCTCCCCTTCTCCCACCCGTCCCGCCGGTAAGAACCTGCCGGAGGTCGGTGCCACCGTGGGAGGTTCCCGGCCGGCCGAGTGAGGGCGGCGCACCGGTCCGCTCGGCCGCGCCCGCGGTCGAAGGAGCGGGCTGCCCGGCGACCCGCTGACCGATTCATGAACCCGGACATGTCCAGGGAGTACAACAACCCCTACGCGAACTGGCGCGAGGACGGCGCGCGGGACATCCACGCGAAGATGGCCGCGCTGCCGGACGTCCGGGGAACCGGCACGCAGCTCGCGCCGTACCTGACGGACGGGTCCGGTCGGCTGCACGTCTTCGGCATCGGGCTGGACAGCGACCAGACCGGCTCCTGAGCCGGGCCCGTCGAATCGCCGTCCACCCGCGCCTCGCGCGCGGACGGCTTTCCGCCGAGCCGAACAGGGAAGCATCGGAAGGTGGACGATTTCGAGAACCCACCGCTTGCGGCCGACGACCGCGGCAACGCCTTGCTCTCCTTCACACGGGGGAGCGAGGGAAAACCGCCAGGCGACGCCCCGCTGCCGGCAGCGCTCGTCGCCCTCTGGCACGCCGGTCGGGTCCTCATGGTCTTCGACCGCTACCGCCAGACCTGGGAGCTTCCCGGCGGGCGCATCGAAGAGGGCGAGTCCCTCCGCCAGGCGGCCGCACGCGAACTGTTCGAGGAGAGCGGGCACGAGCCTGACGGGCCGTTGCGGTTCGTCGGCTACGCGAAGTCCGTGCTGGCGCCCGACCGGCGAACCGAGTACGCGGCGCTGTTCACAGGGCACTGCGCCGGGGTCCGTGACTTCCGGGCCAACGAGGAGATCGCAGCCATCCACTGGTGGGATCTCCTCGAACCGCTTCCCGGACGCCTCCAGCCCATGGACGCCTGTCTCGCCGAACTCACACGCTGAACTCAGGTGTTTCCCGCGCGCCCCAGCGCCGTGTGGCGTTGGTGCAGGACACGGCCGAGGACCGCGCCGCCGTAGACGACGAAGCCGACGCCGGTGAGCCAGGACTGGACGACCAGGATCGTGCCCACCGGCCCGTAGCTCACGGCGTTCGAGGCGATCAGCGGGGAGAAGACGAGGCCGGAGAAGATCCGCAGACCGATCAGGCCCACTGTCGTGGCGAGTGCCCCCGGCAGCAGGGCCCGCCAGCTCACGCGTCCGACGAGCAGGAATCGCTGGGACCACCAGAAGAAGGCCAGGGAGACGGCGATGCTGGCCACGACCCCGGCGGCCTGCTCGTCACCGGACGTGCCGTGTCCGAGCGCCGCGACCGCGACCAGCAGGAAGCCGACGAATGCCGCGAGCCAGATGACATGGCGCCACAGGGAGTGCCAGTGGGCCGCCTTGAGGCCCCACGCCTTCTCGTATCCCGTCTGGAGCGCCGTCCCGAAGGTGAGGCCGAACGCGGCGAGCACGGCGAGGCCGAACGCCGTGGTGCGGCGCAGCGCCTGCACGGGATTGACGACCACCTCGGCGACGAGTGCCTGCGACGAGGGCGACAGGCCCAGGACGCGCCCCAGGAATTTTCCCGCTCCCAGGCCGCTCTGGGGGTCGACCGCCCCGACCAGGGTCACCAGGGGCAGCAGCGTGAGCAGACTGAGGGCGGCGAAGCTCAGCGCCCGGGACATCAGCTCCATCTCGACGCCTCGCCGCACCACCAGCGCGGCGGAGGACGAGTCCCAGCGCCTCTTCCACCGGCGCCATCGGCGTCCTCGTCCGGATGTGGCTTCGTCCTCGTGGCTCACCCCCTCTTCCTATCCCGTTGCCCGTCCCCGTTCCCCCCGTCGACACGACGACCCGACCGCGGAATTCACCGACGCGGTCCTTGCCGCCCGCCCTGTCCCGTCCGCCGGCGTCGGCTGACCGCCGCGGCCACCATGGGCCGGGCGGCGGCGGGAGGCCGCTCGGGCCATCCGAGCACGTCGCACGCGAGGCGGCCCGCCTGCTCTACCGCGGCACGGCGGGGACCGGCCGCTCGACCACCGCTCGGGCCCGCCGCCGGGCCGACGTCCACCAGTGGGGTCGGGCCGCGGCCTTCTCCCGTACGGGCATGGGCTCCGGCACCGTACGGACCGCCGCCGGCGGCGCCGCGGCCAGGGCAGCCGACGCGCACCAGGACGCCGCCTGCGCGGCCGGCGGGCGCTGCTCCGGGTCCTTGGCCAGCATCGCCAGCAGGCAGCGCTCGACGCCGGGCGGAGTTCCCGGGCGCAGGGCGCTCGGCGGGACCGGCGGGGTCTCGACATGCCGGCGCAGCGCCGCCACCGCACTGTGCTCGTCGAAAGGCGGCCGCCCGGTGAGGAGTTCGTAGAGGACGCAGCCGAGCGCGTAGACGTCGCTCGCGGGCCCGGCCGCCTGCCCGCGGGCGCGTTCCGGGGCGAGGTAGAGGCTGGTGCCGAGGACCTGGCCGGTCAGGGTCAGGGGGACCGCGGACTCGTCCAGCAGCCGCGCTATGCCGAAGTCGGCGATCTTGACGGTGCCGTCCTCCGCCAGGAGGAGGTTGGACGGCTTGATGTCCCGGTGGACGACACCGTGCAGGTGGGCGGCGGCCAGCCCGCCGGCCACCTGCGCTCCGATGCCGAGCACCCGGGCGGGGTCCATCGGGCCGTGGGCGGCGAGTTCCTCCCCCAGGTCGGGGCCGTCCACCAGTTCCATGATCAGGTAGGCCGCGTCGCCGTCGACCTCGTAGTCGTAGATGGTGACGGCATGCGGGTCCTCCACCCGGGCGGCCGCCCGGGCCTCGACGCGGAAGCGCTCGCGGGCCACCTCGTCGGACGCCGCGAACGGCAGGATCTTCACCGCGAGGCTGCGGTGCAGGAGCTCGTCATGGGCCCGGTAGACCTGCCCCATCCCGCCGCGCCCCAGCGGGGCTTCCAACCGGTACCGTTCCGCGAGCAACACAGAGGTCCCTCCTCCGCCGCCTCAGATGCCGGCGCAAGTGGGGCCGGCGCTGCACGTATGCCCATCCCGTGCCGCCGGCCGAGCGCCCGTCCCATGGCGGGTACCCCGAAGGCGGGCACGTATGGGCTGTACTTCTGGAGCGCCCGTTCGGGCGCTCGCCCCGGGCGCCGGAGCTTGCCGGGTCACCCGTCCGGGCTCTCCGCCGCCTCCGTCCGGCGACGGACCCCGCGTCCCGCCGCCGGGCGGCTCCTTCGTCGCGGAACAAGTCGCCCGGTGCGGTCCGTTATTAGGCTGTGTGAAGCGATTTGTCACCGATCCTGGAGTCCTCATGGCGAAGAAGTCCTCCGTGCCCCCCTTCAACCGCGAAAGCGCCGCCGAGAAAGTACGTGAGGCGGAGGACGGCTGGAATTCCCGCGATCCCGCGAGGGTGTCCCTCGTCTACACGCCGGACAGCCGCTGGCGCAACAGGCACGAATTCATCAACGGCCGCGCGGAGATCGTCGACTTCCTCACCCGCAAGTGGGCCACGGAGCTGGACTACCGCCTCATCAAGGAACTCTGGGCTTTCGACGGCAACCGCATCGCGGTGCGGTTCGCGTACGAGTGGCACGACGCGCAGGGCAACTGGTTCCGGAGCTACGGCAACGAGAACTGGGAATTCGACGCCGAGGGGCAGATGCGGCGGCGCATCGCCTCGATCAACGATCTCCCCATCGAGGAGGCCGAGCGCAAATACCACTGGCCCCTCGGAACGCGCCCCGCGGGGCACCCAGGCCTGTCCGACCTCGGCCTGTGACGGGATTCCCTCGCGTCAGCCCACCACGAAGGGAAAGCCGTCGGTGCGCTGCCCCTGGGTGACTGACGGCTTGAGCCCGGACTGCACCGCCATGTTGGTGACGAGGGACATCATCACCTCCGGTGCGTTGTCAGCCATGGTGCGCCCGTTGCGGGCGGCGAAGCCGAAGGTGGCGGGAGTGCCGACGACGTAGGACAGCACGTCGGGGAAGAGCTGCCGGGCCACGATCCGGCCGTACCCTTCGGGATCGGCGGACGTCCCGGTGGCCGCCACGACGGCGGCGACCTGGCCGGCGACGGTCTGGCCCGCGGCGGCCAGGTCCTCGGAGGGGTGCCGGGTGTTGGCGGGATTGGAGAAGTCGGTGTCGCCCGGCCAGAAGATCGGCCACATCATCGGGTGACCACCGCGGTTGATCTGCCGCCACCCACCCGCGTCGGTGGCCAGCTTGGTCGTGCACCACACACCCGTGCGGGCGCCGGGACGCAGCTGCGGGTGCTCGTGCGGGATCTCCAGCACGATGGTTTCCACGGAGGTGCCGGCGAAGGTGTTCTCCGCCTTCCGCGGCTGCCACTGCGAGAGATCCACCGCGGTGCCCTTCGCCACCGCCCCGTTGACGATGGCGAGCAGGGACAGGTCGACGTAGAAGGAGTCCGCGACCCGCCCGGCCCACAGACGCATGCCTCCCGCACCGGCCGTCTCACCCGTGCGCCCTCGCAGCACCAGCTCGCCGTCGGCGGAGTCGTCCCGCGCGGAGTCGCCGGTCAGGGAGTGCAGACGCAGGTCCTGCCGTCCGTCCGCGGCCGGTCCGCTGAAGGACACCCGGTAGGTCAGGGCCTCGAAGTCCGCGCCGTCGAAGTGCACCTTGAACTCGTAGCGCGCCTCCGGGTGGAAGCCCGGCTCGGCGTAGACGCCGGTGATGTTCGAGTTGACGTCCATGATGAGGACCGTGCTGCCCTCGCCGGGAAAGACATACAGGTCGTCGATGTACAGCTGGCCGTTGCGCGCCGCCAGGGGAGTGTCGAGGTGATGCGACACGAGTGATCCTTTCTGTCCTGTCTCGGGTCCACGAGGGACGGCTCCGCGCGATGCGCTGCGCGGCTTCCGGGTCGGACGGCATGCCGCCCGACCGGGGCCGTTCCGTCGCGGGCCTGTCTGCGCTCAGTGAGAGCATCTCCGATTTGCCAGCGTTTCGCCCCTTGGGCTTCGCGTGCTCAGACGGCCTTCGGCACGGTGCCGGCGCCCTTGTGGCCGCCGTTCGCCGGCCGCGACGGATGCGGCTCCACCGCGCCAGGGCGCCGGGCCGCCGATAAAGTGGGGACCACGTGTTTCGCCTCGGCGCGGACGCCCTGAGCGGCGCCCGGCGCTCCGATGGGGAGAGGTGGCGGCGGCCATGGCCGGACAGTTCAGCTACCGGCGGATCTATGAGGACCCCTCGTCGCAGGGCGGCAAGCGCGTCCTCGTGGACCGGGTGTGGCCACGGGGGATGAGCAAGGAACGGGCCCACCTGGACGAGTGGCTCCGCGACGTCGCACCGTCGACGGACCTGCGCCGCTGGTATCACCACGACCCCGAGCTCTTCCCGGACTTCCGCGACCGCTACATCGCCGAGCTGAAAGCCGCCGATCGCCGGCCGGCCGTGGAGCACCTGCGTGACCTCGCCGCCGAGGACAAGGTCACCCTGCTCACCGCCACGAAAGACGTGGACCGCAGTGAGGCCGCCGTCCTCGCCGAGTGGCTGGACACCGCCGGGACCGCGAGCCGCTGAGCCCGGCAAGGGGCCCCCGCCGGGTGGCCGGCGCGGACATCGCGAGCTCCGGGAGAGGAGTGGCGGGATGAAGGCGGTAGGAGTTTTCGAGTACGGCGGCCCCGAGGCGCTGCAGGCTCCAGCCGTCGCGGCGTGGCACTGAGCATCCGCTGGGCGATGGGGCCGCACAGGCGGCGCAGCTCGTTGAAGCCGCGCGCGTGGTGTCGGTGAGCTGGCGGATCACGACACGGACCACTTGTCGCCGACGCGTTCGAGCAGGCTGCGGATGAGGTCACGGCCCTGCTCGCACAGAGCGGCGTCCGTGGTGCCCGGTTCCGTGAGCGGCTGCGTCATGCCTACTACGTATACGGGAGTAACCGGGTACGACACGGACAAGGCGCCCACCCGCCGGGCGGCCCAGGGGTTCCCCTGGCGATACCTGCGCTCGGCAAAGTGCCTTTTGCCGCTTTACTCCGGCGGCACCGGAGCCCGTGTCTGAACACGATGTATGGTTGCTCGCGTACGAAGCCTTGGCGGAAGCGGCGCGAGGGACGTCGGCGGCCAAGAAGACCCCTTTGAAGGCAGGACACAGCTATGACGCTGACAACCACGTCGTTCGGCACGCGCGCCACCGCCGCGGAGGTGCTCGACGGAGTCGACCTGAGCGGACGCCGGATGATCGTCACCGGAGGCGCCTCCGGCCTCGGCACCGAGACGGTGCGCGCACTCGCCGGTGCGGGAGCGCAGGTGACCGTCGCCACCCGGAATCCCGCTGCCGCGGATCCGCTCGTCGAGGAATTCCCGGGCACGAGGGCCGTCGCACTCGACCTCGCCGACCTGGCTTCGGTCCGTGCCTTCTGCGACGCCTGGAGCGGCCCGGTCGACGGGCTCATCGCCAATGCCGGCGTGATGATGCTCCCGACCCGTCAGGTCAACGCGCAGGGCTGGGAGATGCAGCTCGCCACCAACTACCTCGGCCACTTCGCCCTGGCCGTGGGCCTGCGCACCGCGCTTCAGGCGGCCGAGAAGCCGCGCGTGGTCGTGGTCAGCTCCGGCGCCCAGCTGCGGGTGGGGTTCGACTTCGACGACCCGCAGTTCGAGCGACGCGCCTACGACCCGTTCGTCGCCTACGCTCAGTCGAAGACCGCCGGGGTGCTGCTCACCGTCGGGATAAGCCGCCGGTGGGCCGAGCACGGCATCACCGCCAACGCCTGCACGCCGGGCTGGATCCACACCAACCTGGCACGCCACGTCGCCCCGGCGACCATGCAGGCCCTCGGCGTCATGGACGCGGACGGCGAGCTCGTCACCCCCGACTACTACAAGACCCCCGCCCAGGGTGCCGCCACCACGGTGCTGCTCGCCGCGTCGCCGCTGCTCGACGGCGTGACCGGCCGCTATTTCGACGACAACCAGGAATCGGAGGTCGTCGACGGGGGCCCCGACGCGACCGCGGGCGTCGCGAAGTGGTCGGTCGACCCCGCCACCGCGGACCGGCTGTGGGAGTACGCCCTCCCCGTGGTGGCCTGACCTGGCGAAGCCGGTGCACAATCGCCGGGCGGGCGGATGTCCGGCGGAGGTCGGGCGGAGATCCGGTCCGTGCACACAGACGAGCTGGAAGGTGCCTGATGAGACCCGTCACCCGACGCCAGGCCGACCATCATGCCGCGCGTTCGGCGGCGACCCGGGCGCAGGTACTGGCCGCCCTTGAGCGGCTGCTCGATTCCGGCGAGGCCTTCTCCGAGATCAGCGTCGCGCAGATCCTGCAGGAGGCCGACGTGTCACGGGCCACGTTCTACGCGCACTTCCAGAGCAAGTCGGACGTCCTGGTGCGGCTCACCGGCGATCTGCGGGAGTCACTGCTGGCGCTGGCACAGCAGTGGGACCCGGCCGCCGAGCAGGACGGGGCCGACCGCTTCGCCCGGCTCTTCGGAGAGATGATCACCTTCCACCGGGCCCACCAAGGCGTGCTCACCGCGGTCCGGGAGGCGGCGTCCTACGACTCCGCGGTGAGCGATTTCTACACCGCCGACCTCGAAGGCTTCGACGAGTCGGTGCTGCGGACCCTGCTCTCGGAGCAGGCCGCCGGCTCGACCGCGGCCGACCTCGACCCGGTGTCCGCGAGCCGGATCATCGTCTGGGGAGGCGCCCAGGCGATGGCCCACCACATCCGTGTCGACGACGGCAGCGGTGACGCCGCTTTCGCCCAGGAGCTCGCCCGGATCTGGTGGTACGGCGCCTACCGTCGCCCCACCGGGGCCTGACACAGCATTTCCTCGGCCGTGGCTGTTGAAGCCGGCAGACGTGCCGTACCGGTGGTCCTCCCGCAGCCGCCGACCGGAGAGCGGCGCAATCGGGTGAGGCCGGACGACACGGAAAGCCGTTTCGGTTGACGGGGCAATCGGGTTCATAGGCTGCCCTTCTGCAATTCCGAGCACAGGAGCCGGCCCATGGCAGGACTCGCCTACTCCGTCTATGTCGCACCGTCCAAGCCGGCGGTCTCGGACGACCTTCCGCCCGGTGAGGACCAGAGGATGTGGTCTCCCACCGCGTCCACGCTCATCTACGGTGAGCGGGACGCGGTGTTGGTGGACCCTCTGATGACCATCGACGAGTCCCGCCTGCTCGCCGACTGGGTCGTCGAACAGCGCAGGAACGTGACAGCCGTCTTCGTCACCCACGCGCACGGGGACCATTTCTTCGGTGCGCCGTCGATCCTCGAACGCTTTCCGCAGGCCAAACTCGTGGCGGCGAAAGGCGTGGCCGAATTCATGGGCGCCCAGTGGGGCCCCAAGTGGTTCGACGCCTTCTGGGGACCGCGTTTCCCCGGCCAGATCTCCGACCGGCACGTCGTCGCCGAGCCGCTCGAGGACGGAACCATCGACCTCGAAGGCGAGCAGCTTCGGGCCATCGAACTCGGCCACACCGACACCGACGGCACCAGCGCACTGCACGTCCCGTCACTCGGCCTGGTGGTGGCAGGCGACGCCGTCTACGGCCAGGTCCACATGTACCTCGCCGAGTCCAAGGGCGCCGGACGCGACAGCTGGCTCAAGGCGTTGGACACGATCGCCGCACTCGACCCGACGTCCGTGGTGTCGGGCCACAAGCGGGACGGAGACCCGGACAGCCCGGAGGACGTCGAGCTGACCCGCCGCTACATCCTGGACTTCGCGTCCGCGGCCGAGAAGGCGAAGGATTTCAACGAGCTGTACGACACGATGCTCAGCCTCTACCCCGACCGCGTGAACCGCGGCGTGCTGTGGAACTCGGCGAAGGGCGCGCTGGCCTGACCCCACCGGCCGCCGGCCGTC includes:
- a CDS encoding NUDIX hydrolase produces the protein MDDFENPPLAADDRGNALLSFTRGSEGKPPGDAPLPAALVALWHAGRVLMVFDRYRQTWELPGGRIEEGESLRQAAARELFEESGHEPDGPLRFVGYAKSVLAPDRRTEYAALFTGHCAGVRDFRANEEIAAIHWWDLLEPLPGRLQPMDACLAELTR
- a CDS encoding MFS transporter; amino-acid sequence: MTETPAHPESRSPGDHGDEEGAGLGTNLQIVAVGLGALAAALAQTLIIPVLPELTTSLHTSTGNAQWLLTSTLLVAAVSVPVMGRLADMFGRRLVLLLSLGGLAVGSVIDALTSNLGVMLAGRAVAGLSAAAIPLGISLLAVVLPKNRRGSATALVSAMLGIGSALGLPLAGLIGDNADYHILYWIGAGGAVISGVLIFALVTEPVSARERRIDWAGITLLTAGLGCLVLGISQGSAWGWSSARVLTLFAAAVVALTALTRVEPRVANPLIDMSALRRPAIALTNVAALFVGFALFASFVGTTLYVQAPKATGYGFGSSILTAGLCLLPSGVLMLLLAPLAAKVISQWGPARVLALGALVIAAGLVYRIIAVDALWQVVVGSSIVGAGTGVGYAALPALINAHTPTAQLAAANGINALARSLGSSLASAVGGALLSAITMNVGGHDLPSLTGYRVLFAVCAAAAAAAALIGLVVSTGSSPSPTRPAGKNLPEVGATVGGSRPAE
- a CDS encoding MBL fold metallo-hydrolase, with protein sequence MAGLAYSVYVAPSKPAVSDDLPPGEDQRMWSPTASTLIYGERDAVLVDPLMTIDESRLLADWVVEQRRNVTAVFVTHAHGDHFFGAPSILERFPQAKLVAAKGVAEFMGAQWGPKWFDAFWGPRFPGQISDRHVVAEPLEDGTIDLEGEQLRAIELGHTDTDGTSALHVPSLGLVVAGDAVYGQVHMYLAESKGAGRDSWLKALDTIAALDPTSVVSGHKRDGDPDSPEDVELTRRYILDFASAAEKAKDFNELYDTMLSLYPDRVNRGVLWNSAKGALA
- a CDS encoding nuclear transport factor 2 family protein; its protein translation is MAKKSSVPPFNRESAAEKVREAEDGWNSRDPARVSLVYTPDSRWRNRHEFINGRAEIVDFLTRKWATELDYRLIKELWAFDGNRIAVRFAYEWHDAQGNWFRSYGNENWEFDAEGQMRRRIASINDLPIEEAERKYHWPLGTRPAGHPGLSDLGL
- a CDS encoding TetR family transcriptional regulator translates to MRPVTRRQADHHAARSAATRAQVLAALERLLDSGEAFSEISVAQILQEADVSRATFYAHFQSKSDVLVRLTGDLRESLLALAQQWDPAAEQDGADRFARLFGEMITFHRAHQGVLTAVREAASYDSAVSDFYTADLEGFDESVLRTLLSEQAAGSTAADLDPVSASRIIVWGGAQAMAHHIRVDDGSGDAAFAQELARIWWYGAYRRPTGA
- a CDS encoding serine/threonine protein kinase codes for the protein MLAERYRLEAPLGRGGMGQVYRAHDELLHRSLAVKILPFAASDEVARERFRVEARAAARVEDPHAVTIYDYEVDGDAAYLIMELVDGPDLGEELAAHGPMDPARVLGIGAQVAGGLAAAHLHGVVHRDIKPSNLLLAEDGTVKIADFGIARLLDESAVPLTLTGQVLGTSLYLAPERARGQAAGPASDVYALGCVLYELLTGRPPFDEHSAVAALRRHVETPPVPPSALRPGTPPGVERCLLAMLAKDPEQRPPAAQAASWCASAALAAAPPAAVRTVPEPMPVREKAAARPHWWTSARRRARAVVERPVPAVPR
- a CDS encoding DUF4331 domain-containing protein; the protein is MSHHLDTPLAARNGQLYIDDLYVFPGEGSTVLIMDVNSNITGVYAEPGFHPEARYEFKVHFDGADFEALTYRVSFSGPAADGRQDLRLHSLTGDSARDDSADGELVLRGRTGETAGAGGMRLWAGRVADSFYVDLSLLAIVNGAVAKGTAVDLSQWQPRKAENTFAGTSVETIVLEIPHEHPQLRPGARTGVWCTTKLATDAGGWRQINRGGHPMMWPIFWPGDTDFSNPANTRHPSEDLAAAGQTVAGQVAAVVAATGTSADPEGYGRIVARQLFPDVLSYVVGTPATFGFAARNGRTMADNAPEVMMSLVTNMAVQSGLKPSVTQGQRTDGFPFVVG
- a CDS encoding YihY/virulence factor BrkB family protein is translated as MSHEDEATSGRGRRWRRWKRRWDSSSAALVVRRGVEMELMSRALSFAALSLLTLLPLVTLVGAVDPQSGLGAGKFLGRVLGLSPSSQALVAEVVVNPVQALRRTTAFGLAVLAAFGLTFGTALQTGYEKAWGLKAAHWHSLWRHVIWLAAFVGFLLVAVAALGHGTSGDEQAAGVVASIAVSLAFFWWSQRFLLVGRVSWRALLPGALATTVGLIGLRIFSGLVFSPLIASNAVSYGPVGTILVVQSWLTGVGFVVYGGAVLGRVLHQRHTALGRAGNT
- a CDS encoding SDR family NAD(P)-dependent oxidoreductase, with protein sequence MTLTTTSFGTRATAAEVLDGVDLSGRRMIVTGGASGLGTETVRALAGAGAQVTVATRNPAAADPLVEEFPGTRAVALDLADLASVRAFCDAWSGPVDGLIANAGVMMLPTRQVNAQGWEMQLATNYLGHFALAVGLRTALQAAEKPRVVVVSSGAQLRVGFDFDDPQFERRAYDPFVAYAQSKTAGVLLTVGISRRWAEHGITANACTPGWIHTNLARHVAPATMQALGVMDADGELVTPDYYKTPAQGAATTVLLAASPLLDGVTGRYFDDNQESEVVDGGPDATAGVAKWSVDPATADRLWEYALPVVA
- a CDS encoding DUF488 family protein; translation: MAGQFSYRRIYEDPSSQGGKRVLVDRVWPRGMSKERAHLDEWLRDVAPSTDLRRWYHHDPELFPDFRDRYIAELKAADRRPAVEHLRDLAAEDKVTLLTATKDVDRSEAAVLAEWLDTAGTASR